A part of Methanomassiliicoccales archaeon genomic DNA contains:
- a CDS encoding HAD family hydrolase, translating into MFARGAVFIDRDDTIVKDVPYCSRPEDLVLFPGVGKAIKRLNDAGYLVIMVTNQSGVARGYFTEETLNKIHDRLVEEVGKDGGRFDGIYYCPHHPDQGCGCRKPATGMIERAIDDFQIDLSRSFIIGDSEHDVELGRRFNIRSLKVDGPDGFSKAVDEILDGQD; encoded by the coding sequence ATGTTCGCGAGAGGCGCGGTGTTCATTGACAGGGACGATACTATCGTGAAGGACGTCCCCTATTGCAGCAGGCCTGAGGACCTTGTTCTATTTCCGGGTGTGGGAAAGGCGATAAAACGCCTGAACGATGCGGGATATCTGGTCATCATGGTCACGAACCAGTCCGGGGTCGCAAGAGGATATTTCACAGAGGAGACTTTGAATAAGATACACGACCGCCTGGTAGAGGAGGTGGGCAAGGACGGTGGAAGATTTGATGGGATATACTATTGTCCACACCATCCGGACCAGGGATGTGGCTGTCGCAAACCGGCCACGGGGATGATCGAGCGGGCCATCGATGATTTCCAGATCGATCTTTCGAGATCATTCATCATTGGTGATAGTGAGCATGATGTGGAGCTGGGAAGGAGGTTCAACATCCGAAGTCTGAAAGTTGACGGCCCTGACGGTTTCTCGAAGGCGGTCGATGAGATCCTTGATGGTCAGGATTAG
- a CDS encoding glycosyltransferase produces the protein MKVSVGICAYNEARNIARSIRSVLGQNLEGAELIEVLVISSGSTDGTDEIVQQISKEDVRVRLIRQERREGKNSAVNEFMRSAKGDILALVNADNIVEEGSLDALVRPFSDPSVGVAGGHPIPVNPKKKVVGFAVHMLWDMHHRLSLIYPKVGEMMAFRNLRIQIPTGMQSDEDLIRMELEKRGLRTVYVAEATVINKGPETVHDYLKQRTRVNIGERYMKKWYDYDIPTWNKNFLFSAIQGFIRENRKDVWKMFFAIGLELFARYFASLHVALDRGDRPVWNMVETTKQVER, from the coding sequence ATGAAGGTGTCCGTGGGGATATGCGCCTATAATGAGGCCAGGAACATTGCCAGGTCCATCAGGTCGGTCCTTGGCCAGAACCTTGAGGGAGCAGAACTCATTGAGGTGTTGGTGATCTCGAGCGGAAGCACAGACGGCACTGACGAGATCGTACAACAGATCTCGAAAGAAGATGTCCGGGTGAGGTTGATAAGACAGGAAAGGCGAGAGGGAAAGAACTCGGCCGTCAATGAGTTCATGAGGTCGGCGAAGGGGGATATCTTGGCGCTCGTAAATGCGGATAATATCGTCGAAGAAGGGTCTCTCGATGCGCTGGTCAGACCATTCTCAGATCCAAGCGTAGGGGTCGCAGGGGGGCATCCCATTCCAGTGAACCCAAAGAAAAAGGTGGTAGGGTTCGCCGTTCACATGCTGTGGGACATGCACCATAGGCTCTCCCTGATCTACCCGAAGGTCGGAGAGATGATGGCATTCAGGAATCTGCGTATCCAGATACCAACTGGCATGCAGTCTGATGAAGACCTTATCAGGATGGAGCTAGAGAAGAGAGGGCTCAGGACGGTATATGTCGCGGAGGCCACGGTGATAAATAAAGGCCCTGAGACGGTCCATGATTACCTCAAGCAGCGGACCCGCGTCAACATCGGCGAGAGATATATGAAAAAATGGTACGACTATGACATTCCAACGTGGAACAAGAACTTTCTTTTTTCCGCTATCCAGGGGTTCATCAGGGAGAATCGGAAAGATGTGTGGAAAATGTTCTTTGCAATAGGTCTGGAGCTTTTCGCGAGATATTTTGCGTCCCTCCATGTCGCGCTCGACCGTGGGGACAGACCCGTATGGAACATGGTCGAGACGACGAAACAGGTAGAGAGGTAA
- a CDS encoding glycosyltransferase, which yields METGWASENPFTVILPTLNEVDNIVPMLEALVGLYPKASIIVVDDNSKDGTVQKAREFGMRHDIIVIERDPDKKGLTASIMDGIMATKTEFFVVMDADFQHPPESVGRLVQELQNGNDLVIGVREDRGKLSSMRRLASWGADTMARTYLRFKGQPTSVDTMSGFFGGRTELCKRVIETKGDKFEMKGFKGLFDLLRFVPKGSKIAEVEFKFDSRRSGQSKLSSTIILSIMRQCGIGGKALAITTSFFLMNVFGRYIAALLLGLVFTFGVFQMTGTFLTNELTYSIVVAMLLAIGYLVVANKLLFMSGSRHGIVRGAKLVFSGFTGYLASLYVFYTLFSDISQVQMFSLFLGFGIGFVWDSLVVSLKK from the coding sequence ATGGAAACCGGATGGGCCTCAGAAAATCCGTTCACGGTCATCTTGCCGACCTTGAACGAAGTGGACAATATTGTTCCTATGTTGGAAGCACTGGTGGGTCTTTACCCAAAGGCATCCATTATCGTGGTCGATGATAATTCCAAGGACGGTACTGTCCAGAAGGCCCGAGAGTTCGGAATGCGTCATGATATCATTGTCATAGAACGGGATCCTGATAAGAAGGGGTTGACCGCGTCCATCATGGATGGCATCATGGCGACCAAGACCGAGTTCTTCGTTGTCATGGACGCTGACTTCCAGCATCCACCAGAATCGGTAGGCAGGCTTGTACAAGAGCTACAGAACGGCAATGACCTGGTCATAGGTGTCAGGGAGGACCGGGGAAAGCTATCATCGATGAGGAGGTTAGCATCCTGGGGGGCGGACACGATGGCAAGGACCTACCTAAGGTTCAAAGGTCAGCCCACCTCAGTGGACACCATGAGCGGCTTCTTCGGTGGAAGGACGGAGCTGTGCAAGCGTGTCATAGAGACTAAGGGCGACAAGTTCGAGATGAAAGGGTTCAAAGGCCTGTTCGATCTCCTAAGGTTCGTACCTAAGGGCTCAAAGATCGCCGAGGTCGAGTTCAAATTCGATTCGAGGAGGAGCGGACAGTCGAAGCTTAGCTCCACCATCATACTGTCCATAATGCGACAATGCGGTATCGGTGGAAAAGCGTTGGCCATCACCACCTCCTTCTTTTTGATGAATGTTTTCGGCAGGTATATCGCGGCGCTGCTGTTAGGTCTTGTGTTCACGTTCGGCGTCTTCCAGATGACAGGTACTTTCCTTACGAACGAGCTAACATACTCCATCGTGGTGGCGATGCTGCTTGCGATAGGGTATCTTGTCGTTGCCAACAAGTTGCTTTTCATGAGCGGGAGCAGGCATGGGATCGTAAGAGGGGCCAAATTGGTTTTCTCAGGCTTCACAGGCTATCTGGCCAGCCTATATGTTTTTTATACCTTATTCTCAGACATCTCACAGGTCCAGATGTTCTCCTTGTTCCTGGGATTTGGAATAGGGTTCGTTTGGGATTCCTTGGTGGTCTCTCTTAAGAAATGA
- a CDS encoding EamA family transporter, producing MKLRDIGTEVPLLAAGVIWGSSFVSGKIGVEHMDPVLFSLLRYLFASLSVLPILLLFKEFDRTVMSSPAVIGISILNAIAINMQNIGMTMTTATNAVLLIDINVVFIAVLSVFVLKEKMSRRLVIGLMLGLIGVFITSTDGDISSIGGGTLQGNLLAFFAGIIWAFYVVYLAKTLRSGTALVSATMAIIIWTTLVQAPLTLLYAPDMNVDSTGWAMAIYTGVICTTIAFTLYSYGLRALGATTSSVILLIEIVFGMVFAVLLLDETPTAGTAIGGLFILLAVITISFKRKKEKEDATKRDQE from the coding sequence TTGAAGCTGAGGGACATAGGCACCGAGGTGCCATTGCTGGCCGCGGGAGTGATCTGGGGCTCGTCATTCGTCAGTGGGAAGATCGGGGTCGAGCATATGGACCCCGTTCTTTTCTCACTGTTAAGATATCTTTTCGCTTCTCTTTCCGTCTTACCGATCCTTCTGTTGTTCAAGGAATTTGATAGGACGGTGATGAGCTCTCCAGCGGTCATTGGGATCAGCATACTGAACGCGATCGCGATCAACATGCAGAACATAGGGATGACAATGACCACGGCCACGAACGCCGTTCTCCTGATAGACATAAATGTGGTGTTCATCGCCGTCCTTTCGGTCTTCGTCCTCAAGGAGAAGATGAGCAGGAGGTTGGTGATCGGCCTGATGCTCGGGCTCATAGGGGTGTTCATCACCTCGACGGATGGGGACATCTCCTCCATCGGGGGAGGGACGTTGCAGGGAAACCTTCTCGCTTTCTTTGCTGGCATAATATGGGCATTCTATGTGGTGTATCTCGCAAAGACATTGAGGTCCGGGACGGCCCTGGTGTCTGCCACGATGGCCATCATCATTTGGACCACGCTCGTCCAGGCCCCGCTAACCCTTCTTTACGCCCCTGATATGAACGTGGACAGCACTGGTTGGGCCATGGCGATCTACACGGGGGTCATCTGCACGACGATAGCTTTCACACTGTACAGCTATGGTCTCCGGGCGCTCGGCGCCACCACATCTTCGGTCATATTGCTCATAGAGATCGTTTTCGGGATGGTGTTCGCGGTATTACTGCTCGATGAGACGCCCACGGCCGGTACCGCGATCGGTGGTCTGTTCATCCTCCTTGCGGTGATCACGATCTCCTTCAAAAGAAAGAAGGAAAAAGAGGATGCCACGAAGCGGGATCAGGAGTAG
- a CDS encoding NDP-sugar synthase, with protein MSLKVRQAVIMAGGEGTRLRPLTNTRPKPLLPVLGRPCIEYTIRSMVNAGVEEVFLALGYRANDIVAALGDGEELGAKIRYSFEEEPMGTAGAVKLLEDRLDDVFMVGSGDTLTDADLSSLVAMHFNRSAMATMGLTEVERPEQFGIVGISSDGRVQRFKEKPRPEEVFSNVINSGTYVLSKKILELVPEGRKYDFSKDLFPDVLARGLPLYATRLEGYWKDIGRPHDLLEANLKMAEMQGEPTFIPGLTTEGPIVARDASGEGGMVVGPSFLDDGSWIGKGATVASSCLGKGVLIEGAAVVRSSLLLDGCIVSEAASVTDCVIGKNCVIGKGVSLSNSVLGDDVVIEGPQKLEGVTRQTEDPQRSC; from the coding sequence ATGTCATTGAAGGTCAGGCAGGCGGTCATCATGGCAGGAGGGGAGGGCACCAGGTTGAGACCGCTCACCAACACAAGGCCCAAGCCCCTGCTTCCAGTCCTAGGAAGGCCATGTATCGAGTACACCATAAGGTCCATGGTAAATGCGGGCGTAGAGGAGGTGTTCCTTGCCCTTGGTTATAGGGCCAATGATATCGTCGCGGCCCTCGGTGATGGTGAGGAACTGGGGGCGAAGATAAGATATAGCTTTGAGGAGGAGCCTATGGGCACGGCCGGGGCGGTCAAGCTGCTTGAGGACAGGCTCGATGATGTATTCATGGTCGGGAGCGGTGACACTCTGACAGACGCAGACCTCAGCTCTCTGGTGGCCATGCATTTTAATAGATCTGCGATGGCGACAATGGGACTGACCGAGGTCGAAAGACCGGAACAGTTCGGAATCGTCGGAATATCGTCAGATGGCAGGGTCCAGAGGTTCAAGGAGAAGCCGAGGCCCGAGGAGGTCTTCTCTAACGTCATCAACTCCGGCACCTATGTACTGAGCAAGAAGATCCTTGAGCTTGTGCCAGAAGGCCGAAAGTATGACTTCTCGAAGGACCTGTTCCCCGATGTCCTCGCAAGGGGCTTGCCCCTATATGCAACGAGGCTTGAAGGATATTGGAAGGATATTGGAAGGCCCCACGACCTCCTCGAGGCGAACCTGAAGATGGCAGAGATGCAGGGCGAGCCGACCTTCATACCTGGCCTGACAACGGAGGGCCCCATCGTCGCCAGGGACGCCTCGGGCGAAGGGGGCATGGTGGTCGGTCCGTCCTTCTTGGATGATGGGTCTTGGATAGGGAAAGGTGCGACGGTCGCCTCTTCTTGTCTTGGCAAAGGCGTCTTGATCGAGGGGGCAGCGGTCGTCAGGTCCTCCCTGTTATTGGATGGCTGCATCGTCTCCGAAGCCGCATCAGTGACAGACTGTGTGATAGGAAAGAACTGTGTGATAGGAAAAGGGGTTTCCTTGTCAAACTCGGTCCTCGGAGATGATGTGGTCATCGAAGGGCCACAGAAGCTCGAAGGGGTGACCAGACAGACCGAGGATCCGCAACGCTCTTGTTAA